A genomic region of Saccopteryx bilineata isolate mSacBil1 chromosome 1, mSacBil1_pri_phased_curated, whole genome shotgun sequence contains the following coding sequences:
- the MRPL23 gene encoding large ribosomal subunit protein uL23m isoform X2 — protein MEMTRVDLKNYLERIYSVPVAAVRTRVQHGSNRKRDNRNVRVKKPDYKVAYVQLAHGQTFTFPDLFPEKRLSPEGASVEESVQKELQEGQQQRESRDPRRGGVPEWFGL, from the exons ATGGA GATGACCAGGGTGGACCTGAAGAATTATCTGGAACGCATCTACAGTGTGCCCGTGGCGGCCGTGCGGACGAGGGTGCAGCATG GTTCCAACAGGAAGAGGGACAACAGGAACGTCAGAGTGAAGAAGCCAGACTACAAGGTGGCCTACGTACAGCTG GCTCACGGACAGACCTTCACGTTCCCCGATCTCTTTCCTGAGAAGAGGCTCAGCCCCGAAGGCGCCTCCGTGGAGGAGAGCGTCCAGAAGGAGCTCCAGGAGGGGCAGCAGCAAAGGGAGAGCCGGGACCCCCGGCGCGGAGGCGTCCCCGAGTGGTTTGGGCTGTGA
- the MRPL23 gene encoding large ribosomal subunit protein uL23m isoform X1, whose protein sequence is MARNVLYPLCQLGSPQLRIFRTNFFIQLVRPGTAQPEDTVQFRIPMEMTRVDLKNYLERIYSVPVAAVRTRVQHGSNRKRDNRNVRVKKPDYKVAYVQLAHGQTFTFPDLFPEKRLSPEGASVEESVQKELQEGQQQRESRDPRRGGVPEWFGL, encoded by the exons ATGGCGCGGAACGTGTT GTACCCCCTGTGCCAGCTGGGCAGCCCCCAGCTCCGCATCTTCCGCACCAACTTCTTCATTCAGCTGGTGCGGCCCGGCACAGCCCAGCCCGAGGACACCGTGCAGTTCCGGATCCCCATGGA GATGACCAGGGTGGACCTGAAGAATTATCTGGAACGCATCTACAGTGTGCCCGTGGCGGCCGTGCGGACGAGGGTGCAGCATG GTTCCAACAGGAAGAGGGACAACAGGAACGTCAGAGTGAAGAAGCCAGACTACAAGGTGGCCTACGTACAGCTG GCTCACGGACAGACCTTCACGTTCCCCGATCTCTTTCCTGAGAAGAGGCTCAGCCCCGAAGGCGCCTCCGTGGAGGAGAGCGTCCAGAAGGAGCTCCAGGAGGGGCAGCAGCAAAGGGAGAGCCGGGACCCCCGGCGCGGAGGCGTCCCCGAGTGGTTTGGGCTGTGA